Proteins co-encoded in one Arachis stenosperma cultivar V10309 chromosome 7, arast.V10309.gnm1.PFL2, whole genome shotgun sequence genomic window:
- the LOC130939782 gene encoding ABC transporter G family member 9-like produces the protein MLSFEDVIYETKTSKRDGLFCKKENGCNEDGKLILKGVSGSVFPGELLAILGPSGSGKTTLINALGGRLKNGITKGSITYNGKKLLKSMKRNLGFVHQHDLFYSHLTVHETLVFSALLRLPNSLSKQEKIAHACAVMDELDLNHCKDTIMGGPLLRGVSGGERKRVSIGQELLTNPSLFLVDEPTSGLDSTTARRIVLTLCDLAKSGRTVVMTIHQPSSKLFYMFPKILLLSDGSTLYFGKGELVMNYFYSIGYAPSVAMNPTDFLLDLASGIYAGNLEDEVEATKQVLKSAFESNLASQVNMELKSSKVPFHNTSGDEMLGQYCTTWWQQFTILINRGFKERKYDQFSILIICKVLAASTISGLVWWQAGANQTKDLVGLLFYYTQVSAYLPMLVSIYTFPYDHEMLMKEKSCYMYRLSTYVMANSVVELPAVLAMPTIFVTITYWMVGLKPNPLNFFQTLAIVLLYALVSQGIGLAIGAVVVSNQKLASRVGSVVMTLYILSNGFYVQHVPSFVSWIKHISHSYYGYKLLLGSQFKDNVTCSVREYQVIQHVGLDHQIFSVFALVAMVLVYRIIAYFALMIVVKHS, from the exons ATGCTTTCA TTTGAAGATGTTATATATGAAACCAAAACAAGTAAAAGGGATGGCTTGTTTTGCAAGAAAGAGAATGGTTGTAATGAGGATGGTAAACTAATCTTGAAAGGGGTTAGCGGTTCTGTTTTCCCTGGTGAATTATTAGCCATTTTAGGTCCTTCTGGTAGTGGAAAAACAACTCTGATAAATGCATTGGGAGGTAGACTAAAAAATGGAATCACAAAAGGAAGCATAACCTACAATGGCAAGAAGCTCTTGAAATCCATGAAGCGAAACCTTGGATTTGTTCATCAACATGATCTCTTCTATTCTCACCTAACAGTCCATGAGACATTAGTCTTTTCGGCTCTTCTTCGCCTGCCAAACAGCCTCTCCAAACAAGAGAAAATCGCGCACGCTTGCGCGGTTATGGATGAACTTGACCTGAATCATTGTAAGGACACTATAATGGGAGGTCCACTCTTAAGAGGTGTGTCGGGTGGAGAACGGAAAAGGGTCAGCATAGGTCAAGAATTGTTGACTAATCCTAGCCTTTTCCTTGTTGATGAACCAACTTCAGGGCTTGATTCGACAACTGCTCGGAGAATCGTGCTAACTCTGTGTGATTTGGCTAAATCTGGAAGGACTGTGGTAATGACTATTCATCAACCTTCTAGCAAGCTATTTTACATGTTTCCCAAGATTCTGCTGCTATCAGATGGTAGTACCTTGTACTTTGGGAAAGGAGAACTTGTCATGAATTACTTCTACAGCATTGGTTATGCTCCTTCTGTAGCCATGAATCCTACAGATTTCCTACTTGATCTTGCAAGCG GTATATATGCTGGAAATTTAGAAGATGAAGTTGAAGCTACAAAACAAGTGTTAAAATCAGCATTTGAAAGTAACCTTGCATCTCAAGTAAACATGGAACTCAAAAGCTCCAAGGTACCATTTCATAACACTTCAGGGGATGAAATGCTTGGCCAGTACTGCACAACATGGTGGCAACAATTTACTATATTAATAAACAGAGGTTTCAAAGAAAGGAAGTATGACCAATTTTCAATCCTCATAATCTGTAAAGTTTTGGCAGCATCAACCATTTCAGGCCTTGTTTGGTGGCAGGCCGGAGCTAATCAAACGAAAGACCTG GTGGGACTACTTTTCTATTACACACAAGTTAGCGCATACTTGCCTATGTTAGTGTCAATCTACACCTTCCCTTATGATCATGAAATGTTAATGAAGGAAAAATCTTGCTACATGTATAGACTCTCAACTTATGTCATGGCAAACAGTGTTGTTGAACTTCCAGCAGTGCTAGCAATGCCAACCATTTTTGTCACCATTACTTACTGGATGGTGGGGCTAAAACCAAATCCCTTAAATTTCTTCCAAACTCTAGCCATTGTTCTTCTCTATGCTTTGGTGTCACAGGGTATTGGTCTTGCCATTGGTGCAGTTGTGGTGAGTAATCAAAAGTTGGCTTCTAGAGTTGGATCGGTAGTCATGACTTTATATATTCTAAGCAATGGCTTCTATGTTCAGCATGTCCCAAGTTTTGTGTCATGGATTAAACACATATCTCATAGCTATTATGGTTATAAGCTATTGTTGGGGTCACAGTTTAAGGATAATGTTACATGCTCAGTTAGAGAATATCAAGTGATTCAGCATGTTGGTCTTGATCATCAAATTTTCTCTGTTTTTGCCTTGGTTGCAATGGTTCTAGTGTACAGGATTATTGCCTATTTTGCTCTCATGATTGTTGTCAAACATAGCTAG
- the LOC130940258 gene encoding uncharacterized protein LOC130940258 has translation MHPRMSLVAGSYERFIWGFSLNPKNETLTLTPLFSYPSHLSLIKCVAVSGSVVASGGADDTIHLYDLVIAASLGSLHQHSATVTALAFYAPPSLPFPRNLLSADAEGSLSLFDADGFVHLKTLPRVHRRAVNDLSLHPSGKLALSVGRDECLAMVNLVRGRRSFCCRLGKEASIVRYDLAGDRFFMAMEEKVTVHGAEDARLLFELDCQKKVLCATPAKNGLLYTGGEDRNITAWDINSGKVAYCIEGAHNARVKGIVVLTDSDAASGSDDPYLVASASSDGVIHVWDVRMAATEKLNPVAECRTQSRLTCLAGSSLKCESIS, from the exons ATGCACCCAAGAATGAGTCTGGTAGCAGGATCATACGAGAGGTTCATTTGGGGCTTCTCCCTAAATCCCAAAAACGAAACCCTGACCCTAACCCCTCTCTTCTCTTACCCTTCCCACCTCTCTCTCATCAAGTGCGTCGCCGTCTCCGGCTCCGTCGTGGCCTCCGGCGGTGCTGACGACACAATCCACCTCTACGACCTCGTCATCGCTGCCTCCCTCGGCTCCCTCCACCAACACTCTGCCACGGTCACCGCCCTTGCTTTCTACGCCCCTCCCTCCCTTCCCTTTCCCCGCAACCTCCTCTCCGCCGACGCCGAAGGCTCACTGTCGCTCTTTGACGCCGATGGCTTCGTCCACCTGAAGACGCTCCCCCGCGTCCACCGCCGCGCCGTCAACGACCTCTCACTTCACCCCTCCGGCAAGCTCGCACTCTCTGTTGGCCGTGATGAATGCCTCGCCATGGTCAACCTTGTACGTGGCCGAAGGAGCTTCTGTTGCCGCCTTGGAAAGGAGGCAAGTATAGTGAGGTATGACTTGGCCGGAGACAGGTTCTTTATGGCCATGGAGGAGAAGGTGACTGTGCACGGGGCTGAGGATGCGCGCTTGCTATTTGAATTGGACTGCCAGAAAAAGGTCCTCTGCGCTACGCCAGCGAAG AATGGACTTCTATACACAGGTGGTGAGGACCGAAATATCACAGCATGGGACATAAACAGCGGGAAGGTGGCTTATTGCATTGAAGGAGCACATAATGCCCGTGTAAAAGGAATTGTTGTGCTCACAGATAGTGATGCTGCTTCAGGGAGTGATGATCCGTACCTAGTTGCATCTGCATCATCTGATGGGGTTATACATGTCTGGGATGTTCGAATGGCCGCAACAGAGAAGTTGAATCCAGTAGCTGAGTGTAGGACACAATCTAGGTTGACATGCCTTGCTGGATCATCTCTAAAATGTGAGTCAATTTCTTAA
- the LOC130940257 gene encoding NAC transcription factor 25-like, whose protein sequence is MIMVDNSTDSSSGAGDQHHHPQLPPGFRFHPTDEELVVHYLKKKASSSPLPVAIIADVDLYKFDPWELPSKAAFGDQEWYFFSPRDRKYPNGARPNRAATSGYWKATGTDKPILSSDGNKQKVGVKKALVFYGGKPPKGVKTNWIMHEYRLTDNNNNASSSNSSKPPSIPLDPLKKTSLRLDDWVLCRIYKKSNSSSSSLPIPRPAFLMDEEKDLISMENSMVPTMSMSKPRSTSTTGCYGPMALENDDNFFDGILAASTDHHTMQNGSPGSSSSSKRFHGDLNNGDNTSFVSLLNQLPHNTPFHPNSILGSVGDAVLRQQFQLPGLNWN, encoded by the exons ATGATCATGGTGGATAATAGCACAGATTCATCATCAGGAGCGGGTGATCAGCATCATCACCCTCAGCTTCCTCCAGGCTTTCGATTCCACCCCACAGACGAAGAACTCGTCGTTCACTACCttaaaaagaaagcttcttctTCACCACTCCCTGTCGCCATCATCGCCGACGTTGATCTCTATAAGTTCGATCCATGGGAGCTCCCAA GTAAGGCAGCGTTTGGGGATCAAGAGTGGTACTTTTTCAGTCCTCGGGATAGGAAGTACCCGAATGGAGCTCGGCCAAACAGGGCGGCTACTTCTGGGTATTGGAAAGCCACCGGGACGGATAAGCCTATTCTCTCTTCGGATGGGAACAAGCAGAAAGTTGGAGTCAAGAAAGCTCTTGTTTTTTATGGTGGCAAGCCCCCCAAAGGTGTCAAAACCAATTGGATTATGCATGAATATAGGCTCACCGATAACAATAACaatgcttcttcttctaattcatCTAAgcctccttctatccctcttgaTCCACTCAAGAAGACTTCTCTCAGG CTTGATGATTGGGTTTTGTGCCGAATATACAAGAAGAGCAACAGCAGTAGTAGCAGCCTTCCAATTCCAAGGCCAGCGTTTTTAATGGATGAAGAGAAGGATCTAATTTCCATGGAGAACAGCATGGTGCCAACTATGTCAATGTCAAAACCAAGAAGCACTTCAACAACAGGTTGTTATGGACCCATGGCACTTGAAAACGATGACAACTTCTTCGATGGTATATTGGCAGCATCAACCGATCATCACACCATGCAAAATG GGTCTCCAGGATCCTCATCTTCAAGCAAGAGATTCCATGGTGATCTTAATAATGGAGACAACACCTCCTTCGTTTCTCTTCTTAACCAGCTTCCTCACAACACACCGTTTCACCCAAACTCCATTCTTGGCTCCGTGGGAGACGCTGTCTTGAGGCAACAATTTCAACTTCCAGGCTTAAATTggaactaa